One Gopherus evgoodei ecotype Sinaloan lineage chromosome 1, rGopEvg1_v1.p, whole genome shotgun sequence genomic window, ctcacagaaataccaggcCTGCTTTTCCAGAGGAACAATATACTCACTAATTTATATgattcagctgaggatctgcaccTTATTTAATATCAtggcactgagatatatttatagtgaaaacaataataagttccctagcctttgtttgccagaagctagaaatggggatggatcacttgatgcttacctgttctgttcattccctctggggcgcctggcattggccacagttggaagacagaatgctgggctagatggacatttggtctagATGGCCGTTCTTAGGTTCTTAAGTTCATTTTCAAGTGATAGCAAGTAAGGAAATTAGAATCAAAAggctacatataaaataaaagcataaagtgctttctagagactaaacttaactgtTTAACCTCCTGTCAAAGGACATTTATCTCACCTCCAAGGTTCTCTGTAGTGTTTCAACCAAGGTTGATTGAGATCCCATTTTGATGAGTGTAAAGGCACTGCCTGTTTAACTCTTATAGGCAGGATAAGGGCGTGTGTTGTTTGCCTTCTATTTATATCCCCAACGTTCACTGATTGTCCCTCGTGGTTTCTTTTCCTATGTTCTGCTTCCCTGTGGACTTCACATCTCTTTGATGCCTATTTACATATGAAGTTATCCATTGTGTTAGCTTACAATGCTTAACTTACATCGGACAGACAGAAAGGTGAATAAACATctcttgtctgacagaaaaccttCTTCTCCACGTCTGCTGTGATACAGAAgctaagaacatattttcagtgtgCACACATAACTCCTTATATAGTATCTCTACATACGTTTCACAATAGCATCAGGGGATGCAGGTTTGTAGAACttttggtgatgcccagaacctgccctccAAACTCCACCCCCCCTAACtcccgcccccacctgcctaaggctttgggagggagtttgggttgggggaggaggtctggagtgcacgctctgggctgggacaggggattggggttcaGGACAAGTGAGagggtgggctctgggagagagtttggttGCGGTAGGGGgtctgggatgcaggctctgggagggagtttgggtgctgggtgcaagctccaggctgtggcagggtgaggggtgcagggtctaggagggagtttggatatagactctgggctggggaaaggggtgggggtataggaggaggtgaggagtacaggctctgggagggagtttgtggcCAGGAGggagtgtgtgggaagggggtggtggggtgcaggctctaggacagagtttgggtgctggatgcaggctgggacaggggctgggggtacaggaggggtggggggtgcaggttctgggactGAGtttgggtacaggctctgggctgggggtataGACTCTAAGACTGAGTTTGGGGGTCAAAgacaggtgcaggctctgggatggggtgtggaggggtgcagggatTACCGGGAGCTCCTGGGCAGGACAGGCTGGGAGTCTCCGTATGCTGctacccccaggcactgcccccacagcttcccattggctgcaggggtgcttggggtgggacacagacccatttccccccccccggaGCCACAGGAAGGGGTTGGCAGCCATGTGGAGTGAGCAGGCAGgaagctgctcagctctgctgtgctgctggtgggagtggggagcccGGGCTGTTTTAAATGGCCCAAGGGAGGTGCAGGGTGGGGGCCCCCGGGGCAGACACCGGGGTCGAGGGAAACACCCAGCCTCAGACAGTGCTGGAACCGGACCCGTGGTGACTGGGCACCAGAAATATTCCTGCTGCACAGGCACCACAGGCCATAGAAATTGCCACCCATGAGTAGTATTAATGAGCAGTGTGACCCCAGCTTTCGTTTGACACTttttggtgaactagaatgtacaTACTGTACCAGAAACAGGACATTTGGAGttcactgtattaaaaatgcaaatactcATATACTATTTCGAGGTTGTATGGGGTTTCTTTAGCAGGGTGACAAGATTAACGCAACCTTTGGAAGGTATTAGGAAAATCAAAGGGCTTTTTGGAACAAtatgtgtgaagtggatttcctacAAAGTACTTTGAGGTGAGAGAAATGCAAATTTTTCCTACccaagccaaacttttgaagatACATCATGTGGAGAGAGATCATTGTGTACTAATTACCTGCTTCTGGAAGCTCTACATCAAAGGTCCCTGAAAGGTATAAAGTGTGGACTGAGTGTGCTTGTTctcagctgaagctgtgatgaccCTATAACCACAAGGAATCTCATTTGGGTGGTGGTTTGAGGGGCTACCGATACCAGAATCCACGTTAAGGTTCGGGTGAGCTCTGGTACACTTATCAGCATGCACGTTGGTTCTTTTAGGGGTTTTAACGtttttttctctgtagtgctttcccCCGTAAGAATAAAGTAGGCTTGCTTAGAAAGCCCTGTGTGGCAATGCGAATGGTGGGCAGTCACACCGTTACCCAGCTCGGAAGAGACAGCAAGCAGGCGGTGCCCTTGAGCAACCTGGctgtgctgggaataacacagtgaaggcagggaactggggggtGAAATCTGAGGCCAGACAGAGCGGGACACAGCTGGGGAGCTGAAGCCGGAGAGTGGGTGCCTTTAGCTGGACCGCTGAGGAGAAATGCAAGTGCAGTGGCCTGCACTGTGACCGTGAGATAGGGACTGGCACCAGGGGCCCGAGTTCACCCCCTCAGAGCCATGAGGGCAATGTCCTGCCAATGGATGTCAAGACGCCCCGGGAGGCGGGGGGCAGAACCAGGCTGAGGCCCATGGATAACGTGTGGAGCTGGGAGGCTTCTGCCTGTGGTAGAGCCTGGGTGCGGGGTGAGATCCGAGTGATAGGCCCTTCCCCTGGCCATAGGCACGGGACCAAGCCCCTCCCTCGCCCGAGGGGACCCGGCTCCCTAGCGCTCTCGGCAAGCGCGTGACCGTCACCTCGCCGGACCAACGGTCACAGGCGGCAGCGCGAGCTCCCTGCTCCCGTCAGCAGAGCCGCTGCGGCCAGCTCGGGAGCCAGGCACCGGAGGGAAGGCGCTGTCTGCGCACGCGCCGGcgggctccggctccggctcggTCTGTTTCTATCCCGCCAGGTGGCCACCGGCCCGGAGGAAGGGCAGCTTCCCCGGGCCAGCCGCTGCCGCCGGCTGCCGTTTGGCGGAGGCTCCTCGTAGCGGGCAGGGGACGGGACGTTTTGCCACATAGGCACTGCGGAGGGGAGAGGTAGCGGCGGGCTGTGGGCGGAGCTTGGCAGGAGAGGGGAGAGCTGAGACACCTGAGCGGGAATTGGGGGAGCTGAGACACTCCCCTGACCCtgactggctgtgggggagcttggcaggagaggggggagctgagacACTCCCCTGACTGGCTGTGGAGGAGCTTGGCaggagagtggggagctgagaCACTCCCCTGACAGGCTGTGGGGGAGCTTGGCaggagagtggggagctgagaCACTCCCCTGACAGGCTGTGGGGGAGCTtggcaggagaagggggaattgaGACACTCCCCcgactggctgtgggggagcttgGCAGGAGAGGGGGGGAATTGAGATACTCCCCCGACTGGCTGGGGAGAAACAGAATCCCCCCCTCACAGGCggcagggctggagaggggtGAGCCCAGGACCTGAGTGCAATTGCCCCTGCCCTGGGAGAAGTCCTAGCCTCTCTCAGCCTGGGCCTCACTATGGTTCTGGATGAGACCTGTATCTCGCTCCTGCTGATGACTGGCACCATGATGTTGGTAGGAGGGTGCCGGAAGCTAACCGGACGCCATATACACTCCCGACGCCCTCGCATGTTTCTCCTGGAGCTGTTTGCCACTTTCCAAATCTGTGCCTGCACCAGTGAGCTCCGGCTGCTGGCCAATGTGCAGCCCAAGCCACACGTTGCCCTCACCCTCACCTATGGTTTTACTGTCCTGCATGGATTGACTCTAACTGGCAGCACATGCAATCCCTGTGGCACCCTGCAACAAATCTTGGATGGTGGGATCTCAGTCAAACAGGGCGGGCTGAAGATTGGAGCTCAGTTTGCTGGTGCAGTGCTGGCCAGAATTTACATCCACTACATCTGGTCCATGGGGATTATCGAGGTGCACTCTGAGGCACTGGCAGAGGGCTGCAGTAATCCTATTCAAACCACGGAGACCCAGGCTTTTTCCATAGAGCTGCTCTtctccactgtgttccagctgAGCATACTGCAATTTGAAGCTGTTAAACCCAGCCTCAGGGTCCACCTAATTGCTCTTCTCATTACTATGCTGGTGTATGGAGGTtagttacctttttttttttttttttggtccatgATTGTTTCAAGTTAGAGATATTTTTGAATTGTGTGATGTGTTAAAAAATGTGTCCATACAAAATTGTTTCTGTAGTACTGTTGTGCTTTACAGTGGACAAAATACACTGAACAAAGACTTTGATCCAATAAGCT contains:
- the AQP11 gene encoding aquaporin-11 isoform X2: MVLDETCISLLLMTGTMMLVGGCRKLTGRHIHSRRPRMFLLELFATFQICACTSELRLLANVQPKPHVALTLTYGFTVLHGLTLTGSTCNPCGTLQQILDGGISVKQGGLKIGAQFAGAVLARIYIHYIWSMGIIEVHSEALAEGCSNPIQTTETQAFSIELLFSTVFQLSILQFEAVKPSLRVHLIALLITMLVYGGGNLTGAIFNPALAFSLHASCFHEKFWDYSLVYWMAPSLDLM
- the AQP11 gene encoding aquaporin-11 isoform X1 — encoded protein: MVLDETCISLLLMTGTMMLVGGCRKLTGRHIHSRRPRMFLLELFATFQICACTSELRLLANVQPKPHVALTLTYGFTVLHGLTLTGSTCNPCGTLQQILDGGISVKQGGLKIGAQFAGAVLARIYIHYIWSMGIIEVHSEALAEGCSNPIQTTETQAFSIELLFSTVFQLSILQFEAVKPSLRVHLIALLITMLVYGGGNLTGAIFNPALAFSLHASCFHEKFWDYSLVYWMAPSLGTVLVAIVWGEILPLIF